The Puntigrus tetrazona isolate hp1 chromosome 3, ASM1883169v1, whole genome shotgun sequence genome contains a region encoding:
- the angptl8 gene encoding uncharacterized protein angptl8 isoform X1, which yields MQAALCVLWMALCACGVSSSPLRSVQAGENVNMASADDVNILMYGVLQFTESLHHMYQSTEARLARLMKAVSRTESEVKRLGHDTEEAAQNERQIKEKLQLLQAQMKALEIQVHENRDTVTRVELEEAQLKKKLSSLEENLNSSVPDKIKGAPLKNNSNLKDLMKWTQEQKLKLENQNRQLADLQKRNMV from the exons ATGCAGGCAGCTCTATGCGTGCTGTGGATGGCTCTGTGCGCGTGCGGGGTCTCCTCATCGCCGCTGAGGTCCGTCCAGGCTGGGGAAAACGTGAACATGGCCTCCGCGGATGACGTGAACATCCTGATGTACGGCGTGCTGCAGTTCACCGAATCCCTGCACCACATGTACCAGAGCACGGAGGCCAGGCTGGCCCGACTCATGAAAGCCGTCAGCCGGACTGAGAGTGAGGTCAAAAGATTGGGCCACGACACGGAGGAGGCTGCTCAAAACGAGCGACAGATTAAAGAGAAACTCCAGCTCCTTCAG GCTCAGATGAAAGCGCTGGAGATTCAGGTCCATGAGAACAGAGATACAGTCACCAGGGTGGAGCTGGAAGAGGCGCAGCTAAAGAAAAAACTATCCAGCCTGGAGGAAAACCTAAACAGCTCTGTCCCAGACAAGATCAAG GGCGCACCGCTTAAAAACAACTCTAACCTGAAGGACCTGATGAAGTGGACACAAGAACAGAAACTGAAATTGGAGAATCAAAACCGACAGCTGGCTGATTTACAGAAACGG AATATGGTGTAA
- the angptl8 gene encoding uncharacterized protein angptl8 isoform X2 codes for MQAALCVLWMALCACGVSSSPLRSVQAGENVNMASADDVNILMYGVLQFTESLHHMYQSTEARLARLMKAVSRTESEVKRLGHDTEEAAQNERQIKEKLQLLQAQMKALEIQVHENRDTVTRVELEEAQLKKKLSSLEENLNSSVPDKIKEGPDEVDTRTETEIGESKPTAG; via the exons ATGCAGGCAGCTCTATGCGTGCTGTGGATGGCTCTGTGCGCGTGCGGGGTCTCCTCATCGCCGCTGAGGTCCGTCCAGGCTGGGGAAAACGTGAACATGGCCTCCGCGGATGACGTGAACATCCTGATGTACGGCGTGCTGCAGTTCACCGAATCCCTGCACCACATGTACCAGAGCACGGAGGCCAGGCTGGCCCGACTCATGAAAGCCGTCAGCCGGACTGAGAGTGAGGTCAAAAGATTGGGCCACGACACGGAGGAGGCTGCTCAAAACGAGCGACAGATTAAAGAGAAACTCCAGCTCCTTCAG GCTCAGATGAAAGCGCTGGAGATTCAGGTCCATGAGAACAGAGATACAGTCACCAGGGTGGAGCTGGAAGAGGCGCAGCTAAAGAAAAAACTATCCAGCCTGGAGGAAAACCTAAACAGCTCTGTCCCAGACAAGATCAAG GAAGGACCTGATGAAGTGGACACAAGAACAGAAACTGAAATTGGAGAATCAAAACCGACAGCTGGCTGA